One bacterium genomic region harbors:
- the rpsB gene encoding 30S ribosomal protein S2 has translation MANGQSAVISMKQLLEAGVHFGHQTKRWNPKMKRYIFTARNGIYIIDLQQTVKMFRAAYEAVRSMAAEGKTILFVGTKKQAQEAVEEEARRAGTPYVNQRWLGGMLTNFATIRKSLDRLQKLSEIGTDGTAERLPKKEVLQLEKERVKLEKTLGGIRDLRRVPDAMFVVDPSRETIAILEGRRLGIPIVAIVDTNCDPDLIDVVIPGNDDAIRAIKLFLSKMADAILEGKAAYAEKNASRVDKEAEAPEVTVSLISTEGDEEVSIPPKTSSSAE, from the coding sequence ATGGCGAACGGACAGAGCGCGGTAATCTCGATGAAGCAACTGCTGGAGGCGGGGGTCCACTTCGGGCACCAGACGAAGCGATGGAACCCGAAGATGAAGCGGTATATCTTCACCGCCCGCAACGGGATCTACATCATCGACCTCCAACAGACGGTGAAGATGTTCCGGGCCGCCTACGAGGCGGTGCGGAGCATGGCGGCGGAGGGGAAGACGATCCTCTTCGTCGGCACCAAGAAGCAGGCGCAGGAGGCGGTCGAGGAGGAGGCCCGTCGCGCCGGTACGCCGTACGTCAACCAGCGCTGGCTGGGCGGCATGCTCACCAACTTCGCCACGATCCGCAAGAGCCTCGACAGGCTGCAGAAGCTCTCGGAGATCGGGACCGACGGGACCGCCGAACGGCTCCCGAAAAAGGAAGTCCTCCAGCTCGAGAAGGAGCGGGTCAAGCTCGAGAAGACCCTCGGCGGCATCCGGGATCTCCGGCGCGTGCCGGACGCGATGTTCGTCGTCGATCCGTCCCGGGAGACGATCGCGATCCTCGAGGGCCGGCGGCTGGGGATCCCCATCGTCGCCATCGTCGACACGAACTGCGACCCCGACCTGATCGACGTCGTGATCCCGGGGAACGACGACGCCATCCGCGCGATCAAGCTGTTCCTCTCCAAGATGGCCGACGCGATCCTCGAGGGGAAGGCGGCCTACGCGGAGAAGAACGCCTCCCGCGTCGACAAGGAGGCGGAGGCGCCGGAGGTCACGGTGTCGCTCATCTCCACCGAGGGGGACGAGGAAGTCTCCATCCCGCCGAAGACCTCGTCGTCGGCGGAATAA
- the tsf gene encoding translation elongation factor Ts: MQITSGMVKELREKTGAGLMDCKAALTASGGEMEAAIDHLRKKGLAAAAKKSSRIASEGVVCAHVEGSSGTLVEVNCETDFVARTEDFAGLAKEIAALVNAKDPRDVDEALTLPIGGGNLGEKLVATIATIGEKISFRRFARLATPAGTPGIVVPYIHAGGKIGVLVALSGADRSNAAVAALAKDLAMQVAAANPSYVGRGDVPAAVIDREKSIYREQAKASGKPDRILDKIADGKLEKYFGDFCLVEQAFIKDPDRKVSQLLADAGKASGAPIAVCAFARFQVGEGMEKRSDDLAAEVAKQLGQG, encoded by the coding sequence ATGCAGATCACATCCGGGATGGTCAAGGAGCTCCGCGAGAAGACCGGCGCGGGCCTGATGGATTGCAAGGCGGCTCTCACGGCGTCGGGCGGGGAGATGGAGGCGGCGATCGACCACCTCCGCAAGAAGGGCCTTGCGGCGGCCGCGAAGAAGTCTTCGCGGATCGCGTCCGAGGGGGTGGTGTGCGCCCACGTGGAGGGGAGCTCCGGGACGCTGGTCGAGGTGAACTGCGAGACCGACTTCGTGGCCAGGACCGAAGACTTCGCCGGCCTGGCGAAGGAGATCGCCGCGCTGGTCAACGCCAAGGACCCGCGGGACGTCGACGAGGCCCTGACCTTGCCGATCGGCGGCGGGAACCTCGGCGAGAAGCTGGTCGCGACGATCGCGACGATCGGCGAGAAGATCTCCTTCCGGCGGTTCGCCCGCCTGGCGACGCCGGCGGGGACGCCCGGCATCGTCGTCCCGTACATCCACGCCGGGGGGAAGATCGGGGTCCTCGTCGCGCTGTCGGGCGCGGATCGTTCGAACGCCGCGGTCGCCGCCCTGGCCAAGGATCTCGCGATGCAGGTGGCGGCCGCCAACCCGTCGTACGTCGGGAGGGGCGACGTGCCGGCGGCGGTGATCGATCGCGAAAAGTCGATCTACCGCGAGCAGGCCAAGGCTTCCGGGAAACCCGACAGGATCCTGGACAAGATCGCCGACGGGAAACTGGAAAAGTATTTCGGCGATTTCTGCCTCGTCGAGCAGGCGTTCATCAAGGACCCGGACCGGAAGGTCTCGCAGCTCCTCGCGGACGCGGGAAAGGCCTCCGGCGCCCCGATCGCGGTGTGCGCCTTCGCCCGGTTCCAGGTGGGCGAGGGGATGGAGAAACGGTCTGACGACCTGGCCGCCGAGGTGGCGAAGCAGCTCGGGCAGGGGTGA
- the pyrH gene encoding UMP kinase encodes MTKPSYRRILLKLSGEALLGEQAYGIDDAILAGLSTEIREVVGLGVQVALVVGGGNIFRGIGTSRDFGIDRASADYMGMLATVINSLALQGVLERTGVTTRVLSAIEMRSIAEPYIRRRALRHLEKGRVVIFAAGTGNPYFTTDTAAALRAMEINADAILKATKVDGVYDRDPLLDPKARKYSRLTYLDVLRKNLKVMDATAISLCMDNDLPIVVFNLTKKGNILKAVLGERIGTVVHGGK; translated from the coding sequence GTGACGAAACCGTCGTACCGCCGGATCCTGCTGAAGCTGTCGGGGGAAGCCCTGCTGGGGGAGCAGGCGTACGGGATCGACGACGCGATCCTCGCCGGCCTGTCGACCGAGATCCGCGAAGTCGTCGGGCTCGGCGTCCAGGTGGCCCTCGTCGTCGGCGGCGGGAACATCTTCCGGGGGATCGGCACCAGCCGGGACTTCGGCATCGACCGCGCCTCCGCGGACTACATGGGGATGCTGGCGACGGTCATCAACAGCCTCGCCCTGCAGGGCGTCCTCGAGCGGACCGGCGTCACGACCCGCGTGCTGAGCGCGATCGAGATGCGCTCGATCGCCGAGCCGTACATCCGCCGGCGCGCCCTGCGCCACCTTGAAAAGGGACGGGTGGTGATCTTCGCGGCGGGGACCGGGAACCCGTATTTCACGACGGACACCGCGGCGGCGCTGCGGGCGATGGAGATCAACGCCGACGCCATCCTCAAGGCCACCAAGGTCGACGGCGTGTACGATCGCGACCCGTTGCTCGACCCGAAGGCGAGGAAGTACTCCCGCCTGACCTATCTCGACGTCCTCCGGAAGAACCTCAAGGTCATGGACGCCACGGCCATCTCCCTGTGCATGGACAACGACCTTCCCATCGTCGTGTTCAACCTGACGAAGAAGGGGAACATCCTGAAGGCGGTGCTCGGCGAGAGGATCGGCACCGTGGTCCACGGAGGGAAGTGA
- the frr gene encoding ribosome recycling factor has protein sequence MEALMKDSSARMERSIEAFRKELGKVRTGRASFSLLDGVKVDYYGTPTPLQQVGTLSVPESRLITVTPWDTKMIGPIEKAIQGSSLGLNPSSDGKMVRIPIPPLTEERRKELAKMVRKMAEDARVAVRNVRREAIEKLKDREKKKEISEDLVKRGQERIQKETDAHVKKIDDILKSKEQEILEV, from the coding sequence ATGGAAGCGCTGATGAAGGACTCCTCCGCCCGCATGGAGCGGAGCATCGAAGCGTTCCGGAAGGAACTGGGGAAGGTGCGCACGGGGCGCGCCTCCTTCTCGCTGCTGGACGGGGTCAAGGTGGACTACTACGGCACCCCCACGCCGCTCCAGCAGGTGGGGACCCTCTCCGTCCCGGAGAGCCGCCTGATCACCGTCACCCCCTGGGACACGAAGATGATCGGGCCGATCGAGAAGGCGATCCAGGGAAGCAGCCTCGGGCTGAACCCGTCGAGCGACGGGAAGATGGTCCGGATCCCGATCCCGCCCCTGACGGAGGAACGGCGCAAGGAGCTGGCCAAGATGGTCCGGAAGATGGCCGAGGACGCCCGGGTGGCGGTCCGCAACGTTCGCCGCGAGGCGATCGAAAAGCTGAAGGACCGGGAGAAGAAGAAGGAGATCTCCGAGGATCTCGTCAAGCGCGGGCAGGAACGGATCCAGAAGGAGACGGACGCACACGTGAAAAAGATCGACGACATCCTCAAATCCAAGGAACAGGAGATCCTGGAGGTCTGA
- a CDS encoding isoprenyl transferase produces MTSGGGGLPSLPRHVAIIMDGNGRWANLRGLPRVEGHRMGVRAVRAVVECARELRISCLTLYAFSLENWGRPEPEVLALMTLLKEFLVSELSLLNRHQIRLRIIGETSTLPFAVRQVLERTVAATAENAEMTLILGLSYAGRNEIVRAARHLAAEAVEGRIVPEEITEELFTSRLDTAGIPDPDLVIRTSGELRISNFLLWQSAYAEFAFTDVLWPDFGKAEFLEALEEYSRRHRRFGLTGEQAAKPPGK; encoded by the coding sequence ATGACCTCCGGAGGAGGCGGCCTCCCCTCCCTCCCGCGGCACGTGGCCATCATCATGGACGGCAACGGCCGGTGGGCGAACCTGCGGGGTCTTCCGCGCGTCGAGGGGCACCGGATGGGGGTCCGCGCCGTGCGCGCCGTCGTCGAGTGCGCCCGGGAGTTGCGCATCTCCTGCCTCACCCTGTACGCCTTCTCCCTCGAGAACTGGGGCCGGCCCGAGCCCGAGGTCCTCGCGCTCATGACCCTACTGAAGGAGTTCCTCGTCAGCGAGCTTTCCCTGCTCAACAGGCACCAGATCCGGCTCCGCATCATCGGGGAGACCTCCACTCTCCCGTTCGCCGTCCGGCAGGTCCTGGAACGCACCGTGGCCGCCACGGCGGAAAACGCCGAGATGACCCTGATTCTTGGGCTATCGTACGCCGGGCGGAACGAGATCGTCCGCGCGGCGCGCCATCTTGCCGCCGAGGCGGTGGAGGGGAGGATTGTTCCGGAGGAGATCACGGAGGAGTTGTTCACCTCCCGTCTCGACACCGCGGGGATCCCCGATCCCGACCTCGTCATCCGCACCAGCGGAGAGCTCCGCATCAGCAACTTCCTGCTCTGGCAATCCGCGTACGCCGAGTTCGCCTTCACGGACGTGCTGTGGCCCGATTTCGGCAAGGCGGAGTTCCTGGAGGCGCTCGAGGAGTACTCCCGCCGCCACCGGCGCTTCGGCCTGACCGGCGAGCAGGCCGCGAAGCCCCCGGGGAAATAG
- a CDS encoding phosphatidate cytidylyltransferase: MLLKRIATAAVLVPILVASILFSVGRPGGWPFLLLCAVAATLCAHEGFRMFLHDPLDRAGGVALSVLVFLSAALVPASFGVPALLVCVLLSVFHALPGAADPLEKARRAAILCLGAVYVGGLLATYPRTLLLPRGEHWVLLGILAVAVGDTMAYFTGRAIGRRKLAPVISPNKTVEGAVGGLLGSVGCAVLYAQGFLPDVPAGYAVAAGAAVGISGQAGDLFVSLIKRAAGVKDSGAILPGHGGILDRADGILAAGPILYLFAALSALAGAGA; the protein is encoded by the coding sequence TTGCTGCTGAAGCGGATCGCCACCGCCGCCGTTCTCGTCCCGATCCTGGTCGCCTCCATCCTGTTCTCCGTGGGGCGACCCGGCGGCTGGCCGTTCCTGCTGTTGTGCGCCGTCGCCGCGACGCTCTGCGCCCACGAAGGATTCCGGATGTTCCTGCACGACCCCCTGGATCGCGCGGGCGGGGTCGCGCTCTCCGTTCTTGTTTTTCTTTCGGCGGCGCTGGTGCCGGCTTCCTTCGGCGTACCGGCGCTTCTGGTTTGCGTCCTCCTGTCGGTCTTCCACGCCCTTCCGGGAGCGGCCGACCCGTTGGAGAAAGCGCGCCGGGCGGCGATCCTCTGCCTCGGGGCGGTCTACGTCGGGGGACTTCTGGCGACGTATCCGCGGACGCTTCTCCTTCCCCGCGGGGAGCACTGGGTACTCCTGGGGATCCTCGCCGTGGCGGTGGGGGACACGATGGCCTACTTCACGGGAAGGGCGATCGGCCGAAGGAAGCTCGCCCCGGTCATCTCGCCGAACAAGACGGTCGAAGGCGCGGTGGGGGGGCTCCTCGGGAGCGTCGGCTGCGCCGTCCTCTACGCCCAGGGCTTTCTCCCTGATGTCCCCGCGGGATACGCGGTCGCCGCCGGGGCGGCCGTGGGGATCTCCGGGCAGGCGGGGGACCTGTTCGTGTCATTGATCAAGCGCGCGGCGGGCGTGAAGGACAGCGGGGCGATCCTGCCCGGCCACGGCGGGATCCTCGACCGGGCCGACGGGATCCTCGCCGCCGGGCCCATCCTCTATCTTTTCGCGGCGCTGTCGGCCCTCGCCGGAGCGGGCGCGTGA
- the dxr gene encoding 1-deoxy-D-xylulose-5-phosphate reductoisomerase produces the protein MSRQGVAVLGATGSVGRNALDVISRFPRRFRATALCAGTNARALAGLACRFRPDIVCLSGENGEGLRKELPRGTRLLFGEEGMREAACAGNVDIVLAAASGTSSIRPVLAAAERGKRIALANKELLVMAGKFVTAAARRGKAEILPVDSEHSAVYQAIDGRRGDEILRILLTASGGPFRSHTVARMRSATVAQALGHPTWRMGAKISVDSATLMNKGLEVIEATWLFGLPPSRIDVVIHPQSVVHSMVEFRDGSMMAQMGVPDMRIPIGYALSHPGRLPLELSRLRPHRMEGLTFERPDRKRFPALRIAYSAAETGGSAPAVLSGANEEAVLAFLSGRIAFTDIVRVVDRVLSAWSAPFTARSLQEVLAADAKARREARNELSRHRRHRPS, from the coding sequence GTGAGCCGTCAGGGGGTGGCGGTGCTGGGCGCCACCGGCTCCGTCGGCCGGAACGCGCTGGACGTCATCTCCCGCTTCCCCCGCCGGTTTCGCGCGACCGCGCTGTGCGCCGGGACGAACGCCCGGGCGCTTGCCGGTCTCGCCTGCCGTTTCCGCCCGGACATCGTCTGCCTCTCGGGGGAGAACGGGGAAGGTCTGCGGAAGGAGCTGCCGCGGGGAACCCGCCTTCTCTTCGGGGAGGAGGGGATGCGGGAGGCGGCGTGCGCGGGGAACGTCGACATCGTCCTCGCCGCCGCTTCCGGGACCTCCTCGATCCGCCCGGTCCTCGCCGCCGCGGAACGGGGGAAGCGGATCGCCCTGGCGAACAAGGAGCTTCTGGTGATGGCAGGAAAGTTCGTCACCGCCGCCGCGCGGCGGGGGAAGGCGGAGATCCTCCCCGTCGACAGCGAGCACTCCGCCGTCTACCAGGCGATCGACGGTCGCCGCGGGGACGAGATCCTCCGGATCCTCCTCACCGCCTCCGGCGGCCCGTTCCGTTCCCACACCGTCGCGCGGATGCGGTCGGCCACCGTGGCGCAGGCGCTGGGACACCCCACGTGGCGGATGGGGGCGAAGATCTCCGTGGACTCCGCCACCCTCATGAACAAGGGTCTCGAGGTGATCGAGGCGACGTGGCTGTTCGGCCTCCCCCCCTCGCGGATCGACGTGGTGATCCACCCCCAATCGGTGGTCCACTCGATGGTGGAGTTCCGCGACGGGAGCATGATGGCGCAGATGGGTGTCCCCGACATGCGGATCCCCATCGGCTACGCCCTCTCGCACCCCGGGCGGCTCCCCCTGGAACTGTCCCGCCTGCGGCCGCATCGAATGGAAGGGCTGACCTTCGAGCGGCCCGACCGGAAGCGGTTCCCGGCGCTGCGGATTGCCTATTCCGCCGCGGAGACGGGAGGCTCGGCGCCGGCGGTGCTGAGCGGCGCCAACGAAGAGGCGGTCCTGGCGTTCCTGTCGGGGCGGATCGCGTTCACCGACATCGTCCGCGTCGTCGACCGGGTGCTGTCGGCGTGGTCGGCGCCGTTCACGGCCCGGTCGCTTCAGGAAGTCCTCGCCGCCGATGCGAAGGCGCGCCGCGAGGCGCGGAACGAACTATCCCGTCACAGGAGACATCGACCATCGTGA
- the rseP gene encoding RIP metalloprotease RseP, whose protein sequence is MIYFLSFIVVLGILIFVHEFGHFIVARKLGVGVTKFSFGFGPKLAGFRRGETEYLLSAVPLGGYVKLVGESEGEEVPPEQMERSFQRKPVWVKMAIVAAGPLGNLAFAVLVFWVVFLGGVPSLTTRIGDVSPDTPAARAGLMKGDVVLRINGATVATWEDLAAKIRAGGSGRPLRITVKRDGSETTIPVVPEMREGRTIFGEKVSEPKVGIVAAQEVVYRSIGPGTAFVRAGQETGKLVYLTVMTVVKLVTRAIPSDTLGGPILIAQIAGDQARQGVSAFAYFLGLLSVNLGILNLLPIPILDGGHLLFFSVEGLMRKPISPQVRTLAHQVGLALILTLTALVFYNDIARILSR, encoded by the coding sequence GTGATCTATTTCCTCTCGTTCATCGTCGTCCTCGGCATTCTCATTTTCGTCCACGAGTTCGGCCACTTCATCGTGGCCCGGAAACTCGGGGTCGGCGTCACCAAGTTCTCGTTCGGGTTCGGGCCGAAACTGGCCGGGTTCCGGCGGGGCGAAACCGAATATCTCCTCTCCGCGGTCCCCCTCGGCGGGTACGTGAAGCTCGTCGGGGAGAGCGAGGGGGAAGAGGTCCCGCCCGAACAGATGGAGCGCTCGTTCCAGCGGAAACCGGTCTGGGTGAAGATGGCCATCGTGGCGGCCGGACCGCTCGGGAACCTCGCCTTCGCCGTCCTCGTTTTCTGGGTCGTCTTCCTCGGTGGCGTTCCGTCGCTGACCACGCGCATCGGCGACGTCTCGCCCGACACCCCGGCCGCCCGCGCGGGGCTGATGAAAGGGGACGTGGTGCTCCGGATCAACGGCGCGACGGTGGCCACCTGGGAGGATCTCGCGGCGAAGATCCGCGCCGGGGGCTCCGGGAGGCCCCTTCGGATCACGGTGAAGCGCGACGGGTCGGAAACGACGATCCCCGTGGTCCCCGAGATGCGGGAGGGGCGCACGATCTTCGGGGAGAAGGTATCCGAGCCGAAGGTCGGGATCGTCGCGGCGCAGGAGGTGGTCTACCGGAGTATCGGGCCGGGGACGGCCTTCGTCCGCGCCGGTCAGGAGACCGGGAAGCTCGTCTATCTCACCGTGATGACCGTTGTGAAGCTCGTCACGCGCGCCATACCGTCCGATACGTTGGGGGGGCCGATCCTCATCGCCCAGATCGCGGGGGACCAGGCCCGCCAGGGCGTCTCCGCGTTCGCCTACTTTCTCGGCCTGCTGAGCGTCAACCTCGGCATCCTCAACCTGCTTCCGATCCCGATCCTCGACGGCGGGCACCTGCTCTTCTTCTCGGTCGAGGGTCTGATGCGCAAGCCGATCTCCCCGCAGGTGCGCACGCTGGCCCACCAGGTGGGGCTCGCGCTCATCCTCACCCTGACGGCGCTCGTCTTCTACAACGACATCGCGCGGATCCTGTCCCGTTGA
- the tsaB gene encoding tRNA (adenosine(37)-N6)-threonylcarbamoyltransferase complex dimerization subunit type 1 TsaB has product MILAIETATPRGSVAMVSGGAVRAEVFLSMGTRASGSYLPAVEALFSAAGAVTGDVSAVAVSAGPGAFTGLRVGMSAAKGFCFGWGVPLLPVPTLLALAHRFPGEGRIVCPVQDARRGEVYAALFRWNGGELARLSPDMAIAPALLPGRIPDGDILFCGDGVTPFGALFREALGDRAVLVSGDEGLPRASAVGIVGERIFRDGGAEDPRTALPFYLRPGP; this is encoded by the coding sequence TTGATCCTGGCGATCGAGACGGCGACGCCCCGAGGAAGCGTGGCGATGGTGTCCGGCGGGGCGGTTCGGGCCGAGGTCTTTCTCTCCATGGGTACGCGGGCGTCCGGGTCGTACCTCCCCGCGGTGGAAGCGCTCTTCTCCGCCGCCGGGGCGGTGACCGGGGACGTCTCGGCGGTGGCCGTTTCGGCCGGCCCCGGCGCGTTCACCGGCTTGCGAGTGGGGATGTCGGCGGCGAAAGGGTTCTGTTTCGGGTGGGGCGTGCCGCTCCTCCCCGTGCCGACCCTGCTCGCCCTCGCCCATCGGTTCCCCGGGGAGGGGCGGATCGTCTGCCCGGTGCAGGACGCCCGCAGGGGAGAGGTGTACGCGGCGCTCTTCCGCTGGAACGGCGGGGAACTCGCACGTCTGTCCCCCGACATGGCCATCGCTCCCGCCCTGCTCCCCGGCCGGATTCCGGACGGCGACATCCTCTTCTGCGGCGACGGCGTCACCCCCTTCGGGGCGCTGTTTCGCGAGGCGCTGGGGGACCGCGCGGTCCTCGTCTCCGGGGACGAGGGGCTTCCCCGCGCGTCGGCGGTGGGGATCGTCGGCGAGCGGATCTTCCGGGACGGCGGCGCCGAAGATCCCCGCACGGCCCTCCCCTTCTACCTGCGCCCGGGCCCATAG
- a CDS encoding DUF465 domain-containing protein, translating to MGQSLEEKTAALIAKDPEFKALVEEHRQLDEKLKEFDRKVYLLPDEEVERKRLQKLKLARKDKIAQILNA from the coding sequence ATGGGCCAGAGCCTGGAAGAGAAAACGGCCGCCCTGATCGCGAAGGATCCGGAGTTCAAGGCGCTCGTCGAGGAGCATCGGCAGCTCGACGAGAAACTGAAGGAATTCGACCGCAAGGTGTACCTGCTCCCCGACGAGGAAGTCGAGCGGAAGCGGCTCCAGAAGCTCAAACTCGCCAGGAAGGACAAGATCGCCCAGATTCTGAACGCGTAG
- the ilvD gene encoding dihydroxy-acid dehydratase, giving the protein MRSDRTKKGLERMPHRALYCAAGVPQAAMGKPFIGVATSYTDLVPGHVGMRALERAVENGVHAGGGYPFLFGVPAVCDGIAMGHRGMHYSLPLREIVADLVESVAEAHALDGLVLLTNCDKITPGMLMAAARLDIPCIVLTAGPMHSGRIGGRRLSLVSDTFEAVGRFQRGEIDASELTRLEAEACPGEGSCQGLYTANTMACLTETMGMSLPGCATALAGMSKKRHIAYASGQRVVELVRRGVTARKILTKAAFANAIRVDLALGGSSNSVLHLLAIAREAGVDLPLSEFDRLSRETPQLTTVTPGGPHMMEDVEYAGGIPAILNRLLPFLKKNPTVSGEEITAIARRGRVLDDGIVRTLKAPVRREGGLAILTGNLAPGGAVVKQSGVDPSMFVFRGKARVFDSEEEAMAAIMAGGIRPGSVVVIRYEGPRGGPGMREMLSPTAAIMGMGLGTKVALITDGRFSGGTHGPCIGHISPEAMEGGPIALVREGDPIVLDIPKRKLSLDVPAAELARRRKRWHAPAPKVARGYLARYAKLVRSAGEGAVVV; this is encoded by the coding sequence ATGCGCAGCGATCGAACGAAAAAAGGGCTGGAGCGGATGCCGCACCGGGCGCTCTATTGCGCCGCCGGCGTTCCCCAGGCCGCGATGGGGAAACCGTTCATCGGCGTCGCCACCTCCTACACGGACCTCGTTCCGGGACACGTGGGGATGCGGGCCCTCGAGCGCGCGGTTGAAAACGGCGTCCACGCCGGCGGCGGGTATCCCTTCCTCTTCGGCGTCCCGGCCGTCTGCGACGGGATCGCGATGGGGCACCGCGGGATGCACTATTCCCTCCCGCTGCGGGAGATCGTGGCGGACCTGGTCGAGTCGGTGGCCGAGGCGCACGCGCTCGACGGCCTCGTCCTTCTCACCAACTGCGACAAGATCACGCCCGGCATGCTGATGGCGGCGGCGCGGCTCGACATCCCGTGCATCGTCCTGACGGCGGGACCGATGCACTCGGGCCGGATCGGGGGCCGGCGCTTGTCGCTGGTCTCCGACACCTTCGAGGCGGTCGGCCGCTTCCAGCGGGGCGAGATCGACGCGTCGGAGCTTACCCGCCTCGAGGCGGAGGCGTGCCCCGGGGAGGGGTCGTGCCAGGGGCTGTACACCGCGAACACGATGGCGTGCCTGACCGAGACGATGGGGATGTCCCTTCCCGGGTGCGCCACGGCCCTCGCGGGGATGTCGAAGAAGCGCCACATCGCCTACGCGAGCGGGCAACGGGTGGTGGAACTCGTGCGCCGGGGCGTGACCGCGCGGAAGATCCTGACGAAGGCGGCCTTCGCCAACGCGATCCGCGTCGACCTCGCGCTGGGCGGTTCCTCCAACTCGGTGCTCCATCTGCTGGCGATCGCCCGCGAGGCCGGGGTCGACCTGCCGCTTTCGGAGTTCGACCGGCTTTCCCGCGAAACCCCGCAGCTCACGACGGTGACGCCCGGCGGGCCGCACATGATGGAAGACGTGGAGTACGCGGGCGGGATCCCGGCGATCCTCAACCGACTTCTCCCGTTCCTCAAGAAAAACCCGACCGTCTCCGGGGAGGAGATCACCGCGATCGCCCGGCGCGGACGCGTGCTGGACGACGGCATCGTCCGGACCCTCAAGGCCCCCGTCCGGAGAGAGGGGGGGCTGGCGATCCTCACGGGGAACCTCGCCCCGGGGGGCGCGGTCGTCAAGCAGTCCGGGGTCGACCCGTCGATGTTCGTCTTCCGGGGGAAGGCGCGCGTCTTCGACTCCGAGGAAGAGGCGATGGCGGCGATCATGGCGGGAGGGATCCGCCCCGGCTCGGTCGTGGTCATCCGCTACGAAGGCCCCCGCGGCGGCCCCGGGATGCGGGAGATGCTCTCCCCCACGGCGGCGATCATGGGGATGGGGCTCGGGACGAAGGTCGCGCTGATCACCGACGGGCGGTTCTCGGGCGGCACGCACGGGCCCTGCATCGGGCACATCTCCCCGGAGGCGATGGAGGGGGGACCGATCGCGCTGGTGCGCGAAGGCGATCCGATCGTCCTCGACATCCCGAAGCGGAAACTTTCCCTGGACGTCCCCGCGGCGGAACTCGCGCGGCGTCGGAAGAGATGGCACGCCCCCGCCCCGAAGGTGGCCAGGGGATACCTCGCCCGGTACGCGAAGCTCGTCCGTTCGGCCGGCGAGGGCGCGGTGGTCGTGTGA